CACCGGAAGATTACGGGCAAACTCATGATACGGTTGAATTTTAATGCTTCCGGCAGTGATATCCGGGCTTCGACGCAGAAGATTAAACAGTCCCATACGAAACTGTCGTGCAAAACGTTCGTTAATGATCTCAAGTGAATGCAACCGTTCACGAACGACGCGACGCTGAGTATTCGGATCATAGGGTTTGATCCCGTCATCCTGCACTGCATTGTTAGCAGTGGTCTCGCTTTCTGCGTTGCTGCCGCCATTTAAAAGGCGGTCAATTTCAGCCTGAGATAATATACTGTCAGACATAGAAATTACCGTAAGATGAATGCGTTAAATAATACATCAGTCACTACCGCACTGTGATTCGGTGCGAGAGGTTTGCTGACGGTCTCTTTTATTTTCTCTGTTAATCCGGTCTTACCTTCATCAGAAGAGATATCTGTTGCCGTCTGATGTGCTAAAAGAATTAATAAACGACTCCGGACTTCCGGCATATATTCTTCCAGCAAGGACTTCGATTCCGCGTCTTTTACCCTCAGCGTGAGACCAATATACAGCACGCGGTCTGAATCATTCGCTTCCGGTTTCAGACTGACGGTGAAGGTGTCCATCTGCACATATACCGGCACCGCTGGCGCCGCATTTTTTACCTTCGCCGGAGCATCACCCTTTGCTCCGGCTTTCATATTCTTCATTTCGTAAAATGTATAGCCCGCAAAAGCACATGCTCCCACAGCAATAAGCATCATTAATAACATAGCCAGGGAACTTTTTTTCCCACCCCCGCTGGCCTTCTGGTTCTTCTTGGACATTATCTGGAAAACCCTGTTGTAAAAATAAGCCGGCGAACAGGCCGTAATAGATGCTCTGATAAGCCGTGCATTCTATTACAGTCGGACACCAGAACAATTCACGAAAGAAATGAAATTAGTGTTGCCAATTCGCTCTATAAATTTTTATGTCAAACAAATGTATTAATACCGTTGGAATAATGGAGAGTTTTGTTACTTATTTCCGGCTTGTCATCGGCCAGATGCGCATTCTCCTGTCCGTCATCTTCTGTGGTTCCCCGGCCGGATGATCCGTCGGACTGCGCGGAAGCACTCCACGACGAAGAAGAAGAGTCAGCGCCGACACTGCTTTGTCCCAGATTGATCCCCGACTCCGCCAGTGATGTACGCAAATGCGGCATCGCCGCTTCCAGTGCAGCACGCACCTGATGGTTCTCGGTGACAAAATGCAGCTGCGCCTGATCGTTATTCAACCGCAGGCTGATTTGCAGCGCGCCTAACTCTTCGGGATGAAGGCGTAACTCCGCATTGTGAATGCCGTTACGTGAAAAATAAGCCAGCTGCTGCCCTACGGCCTGTTGCCACGCCGGGGTGCCCAGCGCCTGATTAATCACCGCCGGAGACGTCGTGACGCCTGTTGCCGGAGCAACCGTCAGCTCGCTGACTGGCGTAACATGCGGTCGCAGGCCGGTTTCCGGTGTCGGCAATGCGGAGCTTTCCTGTCTCACCGGCAGTGCCGGATTCAGTTCAAATCTGGCCGGTGCGGAGGCTGGCTCTTTTGGCGCGGCGTCGGTTTTCGTCATCACAGACAGAAAATCCTTATGCTGATCGGCGCTGGTCTTATCGGTTCCCTGCTTGCCTTCCAGCGAAGCCTGTGCGGCCAGTGCAGCCTGTGAGACGGCTTTCGGCTTCATGCTTTCCGGCATCATAAACGCACTGCCCGGACGTTCCTGGCTAAGTGCAGCCTGGACTTCAGCTACCGGATCCGCCTGAGCTGGCATCACCGGAGCGTCAGTCGTGGGTGCCGGTTGCACAGGCACGGCAGCATTCTGCGTAACGATTTGCTGCAAAGCCAAAAGTTGCGGATCAACAAAAGGCGTCTCAGGCGTCTGCACTTCGGGTGCCGGTTGCGGCATATCCGTGATCAGATCCACCGGTGGTAACTCAGCGGGCAGTACGGGTACGGGAACAGGCACCGGCAGCGGTTCAGCTTCTGCACGGGTATTATCGGGCTGTGGCGTATCAGGTTGCGTCGTCTTCGTATCCTTCGCGGGCAAGGCCGGTTTGGTCGGATAGGCTTTTTCGAGAGAGGTCGCGAAATTCGCCTCACCGGTTTCAGGCGTGGTGCCTTTTTCCGGCATTTTAGTTGGGGTTACACCGCTGACGACAGAGCTGGCCTGGACAATCATAAAAGTTCTCTTCCCATGCAGGCACGCTGCGCAAATTCATCCATGAGCTTTTGCTCCTGTCGGTTTTCTTTCAGCATCCGTACGTCGTCTGCCCGGCTTTTAAGGGTTTCAAACGCATTGAGACGCTGCTTATCGTGGCGCCAGGTCAGCAGTGTTTCATTGACCGTGTTCTGGCATTTCTGCACCTGATTCGCCTGCTGCTTAACGACATTTCCCAGCGAATCAATGAAAGACTGGCGGTTGAGCAAATCAGCCACCGGGATCCCTTTACCGGACACCGTCGCCCGAAGCTGTTGCTGATATTCCAGTTCGAAACTTTCCAGCTGACCGAGTTGTGTCGCCGCCAGCGTATAAGCCTGCTGAACTTTGCCCAGCTCAGCGGTGGTATCTGTCAGTGTTTGCTCTGCAAGTTCACGCAGAAAATCCATCGGATTGGTGATAGCCATAATTAATTAGTCACCTCAGGCTTTGGGTTGGTCTGAAAAAATGGCATCAAGCTTGTCGCCCGCTTCCTGATAACCGCTGCTCTCGTAGATCGCCTGCTGTAAATAGGCTTCCATCTGCGGGTACAGGCGAATGGCTTTATCCAGCAGCGGATCGCTGCCCGCCGCGTAAGCCCCGACGCTGACCAGGTCACGGTTACGCTGATACGAGGAAAGCAACTGCTTGAAGTTTTGGACTTTTTTGTAATGCACCGGCTCGATAAGCTCGGTCATCGCACGGCTGATGGAGGCTTCAATATCAATGGCCGGATAATGGCCGGATTCAGCCAGACGACGCGACAGCACAATGTGTCCGTCGAGGATCGCACGGGCGGAGTCGGCGATCGGATCCTGCTGATCGTCGCCTTCCGTCAGAACGGTGTAAAACGCGGTGATCGACCCCCCTTCTTTCACGCCATTCCCCGCACGTTCAACCAGTGCCGGTAATTTCGCAAACACAGAAGGCGGATACCCTTTGGTCGCCGGAGGTTCACCGATGGCCAGCGCGATCTCACGCTGCGCCATCGCATAGCGGGTCAGGGAATCCATGATCAGCAGGACATCCAGCCCGTTGTCGCGAAAATCTTCGGCGATACGCGTGGCATACACCGCGCCCTGCATACGCAGGATCGGTGAAACGTCCGCCGGGGCGGCAATCACCACAGAACGCTTGCGACCTTCTTCGCCGAGAATATTTTCGATGAAGTCTTTCACTTCGCGGCCACGTTCACCAATCAGGCCGACGACAATCACATCGGCTTTGGTATAACGGGCCATCATGCCCAGCAGCACACTTTTCCCGACGCCGGAACCGGCAAACAGCCCCATACGCTGACCACGACCGACGGTCAGCAGGCCGTTAATCGCACGGACGCCGACGTCCAGCACATTTTTAATCGGGTCACGTAACAGCGGATTCACTGGCGGCGTAAACAGCGGGCCGTGTTGTGCCGTGACGGGCGGCGGCAGGCCATCGAGCGGACGGGCGCTGGCATCCAGCACGCGTCCCAGCAGTTCTCTGCCCAGCGGCAATTGCTTGCCTTTGCTGGCTCCTTCCCCGCTTTCAAGCGCATAAACCCGTGCGCCCGGTAAAATGCCATCGACATTTTCCAGCGGCATCAGATACAAAATCTGGCCGTTAAAGCCGACCACTTCGCTTTCGACTTTATCCACGCCTTCGCGGGAATGACGTTCCACGATGCACAATGTGCCAATGGGCAGTTTCAGCCCGACGGCTTCCATCACCAGTCCGGTGGCGCGGGTTAATTTGCCGTACTGGCGAAAAGGCGGCAGCGAGGTCATCAGCTTCTCTTTTCTGTCGATAGCCTCCAGCCATTTTGCGAGACGCATCGTCATGCCAGATAATCCTCACGACTCAGCTCGCACAGTTCCTGCCAGCGGGTATTCATGGTCGCATCGAACTCGCCTTCTTCCGACGTGATCCGGCATCCGCCCGGCAAGATCTGCGCGTCGCCACGGATATCCCAGCCCATCGACGCCAGTGATTTACCGACGTTATCCTGAACCAGCGCCAGATCATCAGGATTGACCCACAGAATCGCGGTGCCCTTGAACAGCGTTTCCTGCTGTAACAGCTGCTGAATTTTCTCCAGCAAGACGTCATTATCGCAGGTGATATTTTTGCCCAGAATGGAGCGTGCCGCCGTCAGCGACAACTGCACCAGACGCGACGGGATCACGCTGTCGAGGTTGCTGAGGGCAATTTTGAACTCCTCCAGCAGCCGGGCAAAATGCTCGCCGGTTTCACGCTGCTGCGCGCCTGCCTCAGCCAGACCCTGTTCAAAACCTTCTTTGTGACCCTGAGCAAATCCCGCCTCGTGCCCCTGTTTTTTTCCTTCTTCCACACCGCGTGCCTGCCCTTGCGCAAAGCCTTTTTGTTCGGCCTGCTGGCGGATGCGGGATAACTCGGCCTGCAATAATTCATCAGACTGATAGGTTCCCGGCGTATCAATAATGTCATGTTCAGGCTGGCTGAAATCGTCCAGCAGGTTCTGCGGCTTCCAGACCTGCCAGTCAGGCTGCGTTTCGCGATCAGACGTAGGCATCTTCGCTTCCTCCAATCACCACTTCGCCGGTTTCTGCCAGACGGCGGACAATCAGCAAAATGCTCTTCTGCTCGGCTTCCACCTGAGACATACGGATCGGACCGCGTGAACCCAGATCCTCTTTCATGATGTCAGCCTGGCGACGGGACATATTGCGGAAGAACTTCTCACGCAGCGGCCCTTCGGCACCTTTGAGGGCAACGATAAGTGATTCGTTTTCGATTTCCTGCAGGATGCGCTGAATGCTGCGGTCTTCGATTTCCACAAGATTTTCGAACAGGAACATCTCGTCGATAATCTTCTGCGCCAGTTCCTGATCGAACTCGCGAACGGCTTCGATAGCCGCCTCTTCCTGCTGAGATTTCATCAGGTTGAGAATTTCCGCCGCAGGACGTACACCGCCCATTTTGCTGCGCTTGAGATTCTGACCGTGCAGCAGACCGTTGAGCACTTCGGTCAGTTCCTGCAAGGCAGCAGGCTGAACGCCGCCGAAGGTAGCGATACGCAACATAATGTCGTTACGTTCGCGGTCATCGAATTTACTCAGCACATCCGCAGCCTGACCGCGTTTGAGGTGAACCAGAATGGTGGCAATAATCTGCGGGTGTTCGTCGCGGATCAGGTCGAAGACGGTCTGCGGCTCCATAAAGTTGAGCGTCTCGATACCGTTGGTGCCCTGCTGGCTATCCAGCAAGTCCTCGAGCAGGCTTGAGGCACGCTCTTCGCCCAGCGCCTTCACCAGCACACTGCGCAGATACTCATTGGTATTCACGCTCAGTGCCGCGTATTCACTGGAATCCCGCTGGAATTCCTTCAGAACTTCGGCCAGTTGCTCGTGAGTGAAGCCGCCCATATTGACCATTGAACTACTGATCAGTTTGACTTCATGGGTGTTGAGGTGCTTGAACACCTCGGCCGCCAGCCCGTCACCGAGCGTCAGCATGACGATCGCACTTTTATCTGAGGCATTCATCAGGACTTCATCTCCTTATTCATCCACTGGCGAATGACCAGTGCAATAACCCGTGGCTCCTGCTGTGCCAGTTCGCGCAGGCTCTGGGTATTAAGTTCCGTTTCAACGCGCTGCTCGGCCTTGGCTCTCGCGCCGCTTTCTGCACGGCGTGCGCTGGCATCCAGTTCTTCCTGACGTGCCTGTTTCTCAAGTTCCAGCCGTTGCAACACCAGTTCCTGATTGCGCAGCCAGGCAGGCTGCACGGCTTTACGCCACAGGAACCAGGCCACGAGGGCAATCAGCAGATAACGGGCGGCAGACATCAGCAGGTTGATGAAGCCTTCCTGTTTCCAGAACGGCGGTGCTGGTTCTTCTTCCACCGGGGTAAAGGGCGAGTTCACAATGTTGATGGTGTCGCCACGGGCGGCGGAATACCCCATCGTCTCTTTCACCAGCGCATTCACCTGCTCCAGTTGCTCCGGCGTTAACGCCACCGGCGTGCCGTCTTTACCCGGCAGATAGTTGACGACCACGGCAACAGAAAGCCGTTCGATGCTGCCGGTACTGCGCTTGATGTGCGTCAGCGTGCGGTCGAGCTCATAGTTAGTGGTGTTGTCTTTGCGGTTGTTAAACGGCATCGGCGTAGCCACTGTCGTTTCAGCCGTGCCTGCCGCCTGAGTGGCGTTGTTGTTTGCCGCATTGGCCCCCTGCGCAGGTTGATTCGCTACCGGCGGCTGGGTAATGGGCGCGGTCGCCGGCACAGGTGGCTGATTGCTCAGCGCCCCCGGCACACCACCGACGCCATTTTTGCTGCCCTGTTCGGCATCACTGGTCTGGCGGCTGCGGATCGCCATTTTGTCCGGCGATGAATTGGGCTGGTATTGCTCGGCGGTTTGTTCGTGCTGAGTGAAATCAATCTGTGCAGTCACCTGCGCCTTAACGTTATTGCGCCCGACAATCGTGGCGAGGATCGTCTGGATACGCTGCTGGTAATCCGCTTCGACTTCGCTGGTGTATTTGAGCTGCGTCGTCTGCATCGCCTGACCGCCACTTTGGGTCAGCAAGCGTCCGCTCTGATCGACGATGGTAACGTTATCGGCATTCAGCCCCGGCACTGCGCTGGAAATCAGATACGTGATCGCATTCACCTGCCCGGAATCCAGCGTGCGTCCGTTGTTCAGCGTCACGGTGACCGCCGCAGAAGGTGGCTTCTGTTCGCGGACAAACATAGAAGGTTTTGGCATAGCCAGATGCACGCGGGCATTCTGTACCGTGCCGAGCGTTTCAATGGTCCGGGCAAGTTCGCCCTCCAGCGCGCGCTGGTAGTTAACCTGCTCACTGAACTGGCTGATGCCAAATTTTTCCTGATCGAGCAATTCGAAACCCACGGCGCCGCCCTTCGGCAAACCGAGCTGGGCGAGGGTCAGCCGTGCTTCGTGAACTTTATCCTCAGGTACCATGATCGCCCCGCCGCGTTCCTGAAAGCGGTAAGGCACATTCATTTGCGTTAATTGCGCCACGATAGCGCCGCCATCCTGATCGCTGATATTGCTGTACAGGACGCGATAATCTGGCGATTTCGCCCAGAAGATCAGGGCAATAATGATTGAAATTGCCGCAGACGCGCTGATGAGCAATATAATTTTAGGACTCGAACGTAAACGTTCTAATGCTGCCATCAGATTAGCTGTACTTTTGTTTTTAATACCGTTTGTTGTGGCATTCATGCCGTAGTCCTGTAAAAAAATAAATGACGCAATGCAGGCGTATTGTTGCGAATCAGCACTCCGGATACGGATAAGAGAAAGCGAAGCAGTAAATACACAGACAGATTTCCAGTCGCGTATTATCTTCTAATTGCGTTTTTTTTAAACATCAATAAGCTGAAACTTCTGTCAGCTATTCGCATTATTTTATTTACATGACCTTATGTTACGCTGCAGTTATTAAAAACCCACAGAGAGAATAACGGCGAGCTTATTAAGCCGATATAAAGGAATTTCTGATGTCTATTCAATCGATGAAAGGCGTTCTGGATCAAATTAGCTTCCAGGCACAGCAAACGTCGGCCACACAAAAAACACCGTTCATTTCTGATAATAAAAATGTTGAGAAAAAATTACAATTTTCAGACATTTTATTCGACAGTATTAACAATATCAGCCAGGTGCAGAACACCGCCAAGACACAGGCGCAGGACTACATGACCGGTGCGACCGACATCGGGCTGAACGATGTCATGATATCCATGCAGAAATCGTCTGTGGCACTTAATCTGGGTATCCAGGTGCGAAATAAAATGGTCAGTGCTTATCAGGAAGTCATGAGTATGTCTGTTTAAAAGACGTGTTATCTGATGACATAACAGTATCGGAAAAAAACCTCTTTTAAGAAATATGTTCAATATGGCCGGCTGGTCATTTTTTATTTCTTCGCTGTCAATATCTGCCGTACCAACCTACAGGAGATCATCACCTTCCTTATCAATTGGGGAATATGCAGGCAGATATGTCAGTTATTATCCCTTTGGGAATTAAATTCCATCAGTAACAGTTGAACAATTGAAATATGCGACTTCAGGAAGAACTCTCCGATAAAGATTTGCAAAAGATTGCAGAGCTTATCTATCAACGCGCAGGGATTGTATTAAATAGCCAGAAGCGTGACATGGTCTATAACCGTTTGTCCCGCAGGCTACGTGAACTGAAATTAACCCGTTTTGCTGATTATGTGAGTCGCCTGGAATCCAATCAGAACAGCCCGGAATGGCAGCTATTTATTAATGCGCTGACCACCAACCTGACGTCATTTTTCAGGGAGTCTTATCACTTCCCTATTCTGGCAGAACATGCGCGCAACCGGCCAAATTACACCGTGTGGTGTACCGCAGCATCGACCGGTGAAGAGCCTTGTTCCATCGCCATGACGCTGGATGAAACTTTGGGGCGTCCTGTGGCAGGACCGCGAGTCTGGGCAACGGATATCGACACAGAAGTATTACAGAAAGCCACGAATGCGGTGTATCGCCTGTCCGATCTCGACAGTTTAACCGCTGAACAGAAGCGAAATTATTTCCTGCGCGGCACCGGCGATCAGGAAAATCTGGTGAAAGTCAGAAAAGAATTACTGGCCAGTATCCGCTACCAGCACCTTAATTTGCTGAGCCCGAACTGGGATGTTCCGGCACCGTTTGACGCCATCTTCTGCCGTAACGTGATGATCTATTTTGATCAGAAAACGCAGGAGCAGCTGATGAAACGCTTCGCCACCATGCTCAAACCGGGAGGCATTTTGTTCGCCGGCCATTCTGAACATTTTAACAGTAAGAATGGTCCTTTCCGCCTGCGTGGTCAGTCAGTGTATTCCCTGGCACGGGAGAAATAATGAAAAAGATACGAGTACTTTGTGTTGATGATTCGGCACTCATTCGCACCATTATGAGTGACATTGTGAATCATCAGTCTGATATGGAAATGGTGGCCACAGCACCGGATCCCATCATTGCCCGGGATTTGATCAAGCGATTTAATCCGGACGTTCTGACGCTGGACGTGGAAATGCCACGGATGGACGGTCTGGACTTTCTGGAACGCCTGATGCGTCTGCGCCCTATGCCGGTGATCATGGTGTCCTCGCTGACCAGCCGGGGATCGGAAATAACACTGAGTGCTCTGGAACTGGGGGCTCTGGATTTTGTCACCAAGCCTGAAATGGGGCTGAAAGACGGCATGATGCAATATGCGGAAATTATTGCAGAAAAAATCCGCATGGCTTCCCGGGTGCTGGTCTGCCGCCGGGACCGTCATCCCAACGTCACTGCGGTGATTTCCAGCCCGCTGGTCGGCAGTGAAAAAATCATTGCGATTGGTTCCTCCACCGGCGGTACCGAAGCCTTGCGTCAGGTGCTACTTCCGATGCCGATGACCAGTCCGGGCATCGTGATTGCTCAGCATATGCCGCCCGGCTTCACGCGTTCTTTTGCAGAACGCCTCGACAACTTGTGCCAGATTTCGGTGAAAGAAGGTGAGGACGGCGACCGCGTTCTGCCGGGTCATGCCTACATTGCGCCCGGCGACCGGCACATGGAACTGATCCGCAGCGGCGCGAATTACCACATCAGACTGAATCAGGCTCCGGCGGTTAACCGCCACCGCCCTTCCGTCGATGTGCTTTTCCGGTCAGTCGCCAAATCTGCCGGCAAAAATGCAGTGGGCGCAATCCTGACCGGCATGGGCAGTGACGGTGCCCACGGATTACTGGAGATGCGCAACTCCGGCGCGCATACCCTGGCACAAAGCGAGAAAACCTGCGTGGTCTTTGGTATGCCGCGCGAGGCAATCGGGCTGGGCGCGGCGTGCGAGGTGACTGATTTACATGACATGACGCAGCACATCCTCAACGGGGTGGTGGGTCAGGCCCGGCGAATTTAACACCTGTTATGGCACCTGCTATCGGGTGTCTTTTGTTTTTCTACCGTTTTGTATTTTCACAATTTTCACCCTTTAAGGACGAGTAAATGGCAGATAAAAATTTGCGCTTTTTGGTTATCGATGATTTCGCCACCATGCGCCGCATTGTCCGCAACCTGCTTCAGGATTTGGGATTTAAGAATGTTGAAGAGGCCGAAGACGGTCAGGATGCGCTGACTAAACTGCGCGCGTCGACCTTCGACTTCGTCATCAGTGACTGGAATATGCCAAACCTGGATGGCCTGCAACTGCTTTCGGAAATGCGTAAAGACGATGCACTGAAAGCGATTCCGGTGCTGATGGTGACCGCCGAAGCGAAAAAGGAAAACATCATTGCGGCGGCACAGGCTGGCGCAAACGGATATGTGGTGAAGCCTTTCACCGCGGCAACGCTGGAAGAGAAACTCAATAAAATCTTCGAAAAACTGGGATGGTAATCAGAGGATGAATACAACAACAAACCAGGCGTCAGCAAAAAACTTCAAAGACATTTTTTCCCGCATTGGTCAGCTCACCCGTCTCCTGCGCGACAGTGTGGCTAATCTGGGTCTGGATCGCGCCATTATGGATGTGGCGGAAGCGATCCCCGATACCCGGGAACGTCTGAATTATGTCGTGGGGAAAACCTCGCAGGCAGCCGACCGCGCATTAACCTGCGTGGAAATTGCGCGCCCGCTTCAGGATTCCCTGAGCGAACAATCTTCCGGCCTGAAAGAACGCTGGGATACCTGGTTTGAAAATCCGGTTGAGCTGTCAATGGCGCGGGAACTGGTCGCAGACACACGCACCTTTCTTGATGAAACGCCGGTGATTGCCCGCCAGACCAATGAACAGCTCATGCAAATCATGATGGCTCAGGACTTTCAGGATCTGACCGGTCAGGTCATCCAGAACATGATGAAGCTTATCGAAAACGTGGAGCAGGAGCTGATTCAGGTTCTGGTAGAAAACATGCCGGGCATGATGCCAGCGTCCACCAGCGAGCCGGAAGACAGCCTGAAAAACGGGCCGCAGATCAACCAGTCCGTGGCAGGCATTGTCGCCTCGCAAGATCAGGTCGATGACCTGCTCGATTCGCTGGGATTCTAAACATCATGCGGTTCTGTTTCCTCCTCTCTTATTCTCTGCATTCCGCCCTGCGCGGTCACTTCACGGGCTGCTCTTATGTCTGAAGAAAGTGATGTAGAAAAAACAGAGGAACCCACCCCCACCAAAATATCGAAAGCCCGCGAAGAGGGGCAGGTTCCGCGGTCGAAAGAGCTGACATCTTTACTGATGCTGCTGGTGGGCTGGATGCTGATCATGCTCGGTGGCTCGCATCTGGCCGGAAAGCTCAGCTTGCTGTTGCACAACGGGCTGACCTTTGACCGTCTGGTGATGCTCGATTCCAGACTGATGCTTCTGCGCGCCGGTGAGTTATTCAGCATGGCGGTATTTTCCGTGCTGCCCATTTTAGTCGGGCTGTTTTTCACCGGGCTGGCCTCGCCGCTGTTACTGGGTGGTCTGAATATCAGCGGGAAATCATTAAAAATGGATCTCAAGCGTTTGAATCCTTTATCAGGACTCAAACGCATGTTTTCCACACAGGTGGTGTCGGAATTACTGAAAAGCCTTCTGAAAGTCACCCTGGTGGGATGTGCAGCCGGGGTTTACCTGATGAGCGCAAAATCCCACATGATCCAGCTGATTTATGAACCGGTCGTGATCGGACTGAAGGATATGCGATCGCTGGTGTCCGGCTGTCTGCTGGTGGTGATCCTGGCCCTGATCCCGCTGGTGGGTTACGACGTATTCCATCAGATCATGAGTAACCTGAAAAAGTTACGCATGAGCCGTCAGGAAATACGTGATGAATTTAAACAGCAGGAAGGCGATCCGCACGTTAAAGGACGTATAAAACAGCTGCAACGCGCCGCTGCCCGTCAGCGAATGATGGAAGACATCCCTCAGGCTGACGTGATTGTGAATAACCCGACCCACTATTCTATTGCCCTCAGCTACAAAGAGGACGGAACAGGCGCGCCAATGATGCTCGCCAAGGGCGCGGGCGATATTGCATTACGCATCCGTGAAGAAGCGGCTAAGCACAATATTCCGATGCTGGAAGCCCCGCCGCTGGCGCGTGCGCTTTACCGGCATTGCGAAATTGGCGAACAAATCCCGACCGAATTATACGGTGCCGTCGCAGAGGTTCTGGCCTGGGTATACGGCCTGAGACGCTGGAAAAAAGGCACCGGCGCGCTTCCTAAAAAACCTGAGAACCTTCCGGTGCCTGCTGCACTGGATTTTGCACAAGAGAGTCATGAGTGATGGCCAATTTAGCCACCAAATTACGTTTACCGGATTTTAAACAGACGCAATGGCAAATACTGGCAGGTCCGGTATTGATCATGACCATTCTGGCCATGATGATTTTGCCACTGCCGGCTTTCATTCTGGATTTGCTGTTTACCTTCAATATCGTGCTGTCGCTGATGATTTTGCTGGTGGCGATGTTTACGCAGAACACCCTGGAATTCTCCGCGTTTCCGACGGTGCTGCTGTTTTCCACGCTGTTGCGGCTGGCGCTGAACATTGCGTCGACCCGTATCATCCTGATGTATGGGCATACCGGTGAAGGGGCGGCCGGTCAGGTGATCGACGCATTCGGACACTTTCTGGTGGGCGGTAATTTTGCCATCGGTATCATCGTGTTCGTCATTCTGGTGATCATCAACTTCATGGTTATCACCAAAGGTGCCGGGCGTATCGCCGAAGTTGGCGCACGTTTTGTCCTCGACGGGATGCCGGGCAAACAGATGGCGATCGATGCGGATCTGAATGCCGGGATCATCGGCGAGGAAGAAGCCAAAAAGCGCCGCAGCGATGTGACGCAGGAAGCCGACTTCTACGGTTCCATGGACGGTGCCAGTAAATTCGTGCGCGGCGATGCCATCGCAGGGTTGCTGATCATGGCCATTAACGTAATCGGCGGACTGATGATCGGTACGATGCAGCACGATATGTCTTTCGCCGAAGCCGGTGCAACTTACACCCTGCTGACCATCGGTGATGGTCTGGTGGCGCAGATCCCCGGACTGGTGATTTCGACCGCCGCCGGTGTGATCGTGACCCGCGTGGCGACCGATCAGGACGTCGGCGAGCAGATGGTGGGTCAGCTGTTTAATAATCCACGCGTCATGGTGCTGGCCGCCGGTGTGATCGGCTTGCTGGGGCTGGTGCCGGGGATGCCTAACTTTGTCTTCCTGCTGTTTACCGGCGGCTTACTGGCCCTGGCCTGGTGGATGCGCGGACGTCAGACCGATAATCCGTCAGCCCGCAAACGCCCGATGAGCAAAGACGCTCAGGCGGCGGCGAAAGCCGAAGCTGACGCGGCGCAGGTCACCGAAGCCTCCTGGGCAGACGTGCAGCATGAAGATGTTCTGGGGCTGGAGGTCGGATATCGCCTGATCCCAATGGTAGACAGTGAACAGAAAGGTCAGCTGCTGACCCGTATTCGCGGGATCCGTAAGAAATTTGCTCAGGAAATGGGATTCCTGCCACCGCCGGTTCACATCCGCGACAACTTAGATCTGGCCCCGACGGATTACCGGATCCTGCTGAAAGGCGTTGAAATTGGACGCGGGGAAACTCAGCCTGAACGCTGGATGGCGATCGATCCGGGTTGTGCTGAAGGTGAATTGCCGGGTGTACCTTGTCAGGATCCGGCCTTTGGTTTACCTGCGGTGTGGATCGACGAAGTCATGCGCGAACGGGCTCAGGCGCTGGGTTACACCGTGGTTGATCCGAGTTCGGT
The Rahnella variigena genome window above contains:
- the fliF gene encoding flagellar basal-body MS-ring/collar protein FliF; amino-acid sequence: MNATTNGIKNKSTANLMAALERLRSSPKIILLISASAAISIIIALIFWAKSPDYRVLYSNISDQDGGAIVAQLTQMNVPYRFQERGGAIMVPEDKVHEARLTLAQLGLPKGGAVGFELLDQEKFGISQFSEQVNYQRALEGELARTIETLGTVQNARVHLAMPKPSMFVREQKPPSAAVTVTLNNGRTLDSGQVNAITYLISSAVPGLNADNVTIVDQSGRLLTQSGGQAMQTTQLKYTSEVEADYQQRIQTILATIVGRNNVKAQVTAQIDFTQHEQTAEQYQPNSSPDKMAIRSRQTSDAEQGSKNGVGGVPGALSNQPPVPATAPITQPPVANQPAQGANAANNNATQAAGTAETTVATPMPFNNRKDNTTNYELDRTLTHIKRSTGSIERLSVAVVVNYLPGKDGTPVALTPEQLEQVNALVKETMGYSAARGDTINIVNSPFTPVEEEPAPPFWKQEGFINLLMSAARYLLIALVAWFLWRKAVQPAWLRNQELVLQRLELEKQARQEELDASARRAESGARAKAEQRVETELNTQSLRELAQQEPRVIALVIRQWMNKEMKS
- the fliE gene encoding flagellar hook-basal body complex protein FliE, whose product is MSIQSMKGVLDQISFQAQQTSATQKTPFISDNKNVEKKLQFSDILFDSINNISQVQNTAKTQAQDYMTGATDIGLNDVMISMQKSSVALNLGIQVRNKMVSAYQEVMSMSV
- a CDS encoding CheR family methyltransferase, producing the protein MRLQEELSDKDLQKIAELIYQRAGIVLNSQKRDMVYNRLSRRLRELKLTRFADYVSRLESNQNSPEWQLFINALTTNLTSFFRESYHFPILAEHARNRPNYTVWCTAASTGEEPCSIAMTLDETLGRPVAGPRVWATDIDTEVLQKATNAVYRLSDLDSLTAEQKRNYFLRGTGDQENLVKVRKELLASIRYQHLNLLSPNWDVPAPFDAIFCRNVMIYFDQKTQEQLMKRFATMLKPGGILFAGHSEHFNSKNGPFRLRGQSVYSLAREK
- a CDS encoding protein-glutamate methylesterase/protein-glutamine glutaminase, with amino-acid sequence MKKIRVLCVDDSALIRTIMSDIVNHQSDMEMVATAPDPIIARDLIKRFNPDVLTLDVEMPRMDGLDFLERLMRLRPMPVIMVSSLTSRGSEITLSALELGALDFVTKPEMGLKDGMMQYAEIIAEKIRMASRVLVCRRDRHPNVTAVISSPLVGSEKIIAIGSSTGGTEALRQVLLPMPMTSPGIVIAQHMPPGFTRSFAERLDNLCQISVKEGEDGDRVLPGHAYIAPGDRHMELIRSGANYHIRLNQAPAVNRHRPSVDVLFRSVAKSAGKNAVGAILTGMGSDGAHGLLEMRNSGAHTLAQSEKTCVVFGMPREAIGLGAACEVTDLHDMTQHILNGVVGQARRI
- the cheY gene encoding chemotaxis response regulator CheY, with protein sequence MADKNLRFLVIDDFATMRRIVRNLLQDLGFKNVEEAEDGQDALTKLRASTFDFVISDWNMPNLDGLQLLSEMRKDDALKAIPVLMVTAEAKKENIIAAAQAGANGYVVKPFTAATLEEKLNKIFEKLGW
- the cheZ gene encoding protein phosphatase CheZ, whose amino-acid sequence is MNTTTNQASAKNFKDIFSRIGQLTRLLRDSVANLGLDRAIMDVAEAIPDTRERLNYVVGKTSQAADRALTCVEIARPLQDSLSEQSSGLKERWDTWFENPVELSMARELVADTRTFLDETPVIARQTNEQLMQIMMAQDFQDLTGQVIQNMMKLIENVEQELIQVLVENMPGMMPASTSEPEDSLKNGPQINQSVAGIVASQDQVDDLLDSLGF